The Clostridium sp. DL-VIII DNA window CTGCGTCAAGTGCACTTGTTGCATCGTCTAAAATAAGTATAGAAGAATTACTCTTAAGCATTCCGCGTGCTATCGAAATACGCTGTTTTTGCCCTCCCGATACATTTACTCCCGCACTTCCTAAGAGACTTTCATATCCATCCTGCATTTTCTTTATAAAATCAGCTTGTGCATTACTTGCTGCCTCGTCAATCATTTCATCTGTGGCCTTTTTATTTCCCCACCTGATATTTTCAGCAACAGATCCTGAGAAAAGCATTGGTTTTTGAGGCACAATTGCAGTATTATTTCTAACTGAATTAATACTTAATTCTTTAATATTAGAACCATTAACCAAAATTTCTCCACTGTTCACATCATAGAATCTTAAAAGCAGCCAAGCAATTGTTGACTTACCGCTTCCTGTAGGACCAATGATTGCTAAACTTTGTCCATTATCAATAGAAAAAGATAAATCTTTTAATGCAGGTACACCACTACCGTTAGGGTATGCAAATGTAACATTCCTAAACTCAATATCACCATTTAACTCTTTAGTTTCATCATTATGAATGAAATCTTCATCAGAATCTAATACCTCTTTAACACGTGCAGTCGACGCCTTTGTTCTTACGAAAGTATTAAATATATTGGTTATCATTATTAAAGATGTTAGAATTTGAGCCATATAAATTGTAAATGCTGAAATATCTCCAGGGCTTGCGAGATTTAAGGAGAACATCTTACTTCCAATGAAAATTACGATCACTGTACCAATTCCAACAGCAAGTGTCATAAGAGGCGATACAAGAGTGATAATCATCTGTGAAGATACTCCCTTCTCCATTAAATTAGAGTTTGCATTTTCAAACTTATTAGTTTCTTTATCATAAGTTCCAAAAGCCTTTACTAAACGCACTCCAATAAGATATTCCTGAACAACAGAATTTACCTTATCCATAGCTTTTTGCAATTCATAAAAACGTGGATAACTTAATTTCATACTGACCATAATTAAAATCGCAACTATTGCAACAACACCGTAAATAATTATACTCAATCTAAAGTTGAGCAATGTAGCAAGTACAATACTGCCTATACATGTAATCGGTGCTTTTAAGAAAATCCTCATAATTCCATTAACAAAGAGAACAACCTGAGATGTATCATTTGTCATCCTCGTAATAAGTGAACCACTTTCTATTTTATCTGCGCTTACTTCTGAGAAATGCATGATTTTCTCAAACAAATCATAACGTAAATCGGCTCCCATACGCTGTGATACTTTGCTTGCTAAAATATTTCTTGTGACGGCAAAGCATGCTCCAATACCTGTAACCACAAGCATAAGCATTCCCCAGTAATACACTTTGGAAAGTGATCCTTGTTCGATTCCTGTATTAATTATATTTGACATAAGCGTAGGACTTAGCAAATCACAAACTGCTTCAGATGTAACACAAAAAACAGCTATTAAAAACGGGAATTTATATTTTTCAAAGTACTTACTATATAATTTCATAATTTGTTGTCCTTTCTTTCCTTCATAGCCTAATTTCATATAGTATTATAATCTTTTCCATTATGAAAAGCTATAAAATATAGTTTCCATGTATTTACAGACAATAATTAATAGCTTATTTAATTTTTATTACACCTTGAATAGTTCTAGTAAAATTACGAATTAGACAGAATTATATTTTTATAAATTTTTTGTTATATTTCTTAAAAAATAAAAAACTGCTACAGAATGCTTTCAAAAAATCATTCTGTAGCAGTTTAAATAGAATTCTCTTGCTAGTATATTAAATATTATTCACTCACTAATTTGAGAATTCTTGTGTCCCCATATACTTACCATTTCCATAGATTACTCCTATACCAACTTTTGTGTATGAAGGATTCATCATGTTTTCTCTATGACCCTCAGAGTTCCACCATTGATCAAATAATTGAGCTGCATCACTGGTATTATATGCAATATTTTCTCCACTAGTTGTGTATTTATATCCTATAGTTTGTAACCAGTTTGTCCATTTAGTTCCATCTGGATTTGTGTGGTCAAAAAAGTTATTTTGTATCATATCATTACTTTTGTATCTTGCTACCTGTACTAAAGTGTTATCTATAGTTAAAGGTTTAATCCCTGCTTCACTTCTTTTTTGATTCATTAATTCAAGAATCTTTTGTTCAGCAGCAGCTTGTACATTTATTGAATAATTTGCTGGTAGCTTAGGTAACCCCTGTACATCTGCTGAATCTGTACTTGTAGAAGTATTATTTGTGCCTTGAGCTTGTCCATTATTTGAATTCAAAAGATTATTTGCAATTGTATTATAATTAGTATTTGAATCAATTGTTGCTGCAGATACTCCTAATGATGAGAAACTACTCACTGTGGTACCTGCAATAACTGCGGTTACTATTTTTCTTAATATATTTTTCTTCATTAGTTTTTCTCCTTCTATATGTTTTATTTGCCTTCTTGATTACTCATTAGATATTATTTAAATGTTTTCTGTTTTCAAGAGAGGTCATGTCTCTATACTAACATCTTTTCGACATTATTCAACATGAAATTTCGTTTCTAACTTTATTTAATCGATATTAGCTTAGAATCTCTTGAGTATGTTCTTTTATGTTCCTTTATGCTTAATGATGTTGTTAGGTCTCATAAACTACAACGGCTAAACCCCTTAATTTTTTATTATAAAATATTTATATTTGTGTCAGCCAATCAATTTTTGAAATCGCCATTTCATATAAATTCCAATCTCCTTCAGCACATTTTTTTACATTTTCTATTAATTTTTCTTTTTTAAACCCTGACCCCTCATAACATTTAATTGCATTTTCATTAAAATCAAATACTCCAAGTGTTACCTTTTCAAATTTCATCTCCTCAAATGCAATTCGTAGTATTTCTTTTAGTACGTTATTTCCTATGCCTTTTCCCCTATTAACTTCTTCACCTATTAAAAATCTGCATATTCTACCGACTTTATTATCTTTATCAACTTCCCTTAATTCAATAGTTCCAATAACATCATTTGTGCTGACCATTTGTATTTTATAAACTCGGATATTACTATTACTATTTTTAACTTCATTTAATAAATAGCTTTCAATTTGCATAGTTGTTAAAGGGTAATTATACTTAGGTCCAGCCCACTGTAACAAAAAATCTGCAGTTTTATCTAAATTCCATTCTACGATTTTATTTAGATCTTCTTTTTCTAATAAATTTAATTTTATCATATCAATGCCCCATTTCTATTCTTTCTGATATTACTATACATCATTACCTTAGGTAAG harbors:
- a CDS encoding GNAT family protein — protein: MIKLNLLEKEDLNKIVEWNLDKTADFLLQWAGPKYNYPLTTMQIESYLLNEVKNSNSNIRVYKIQMVSTNDVIGTIELREVDKDNKVGRICRFLIGEEVNRGKGIGNNVLKEILRIAFEEMKFEKVTLGVFDFNENAIKCYEGSGFKKEKLIENVKKCAEGDWNLYEMAISKIDWLTQI
- a CDS encoding ABC transporter ATP-binding protein; protein product: MKLYSKYFEKYKFPFLIAVFCVTSEAVCDLLSPTLMSNIINTGIEQGSLSKVYYWGMLMLVVTGIGACFAVTRNILASKVSQRMGADLRYDLFEKIMHFSEVSADKIESGSLITRMTNDTSQVVLFVNGIMRIFLKAPITCIGSIVLATLLNFRLSIIIYGVVAIVAILIMVSMKLSYPRFYELQKAMDKVNSVVQEYLIGVRLVKAFGTYDKETNKFENANSNLMEKGVSSQMIITLVSPLMTLAVGIGTVIVIFIGSKMFSLNLASPGDISAFTIYMAQILTSLIMITNIFNTFVRTKASTARVKEVLDSDEDFIHNDETKELNGDIEFRNVTFAYPNGSGVPALKDLSFSIDNGQSLAIIGPTGSGKSTIAWLLLRFYDVNSGEILVNGSNIKELSINSVRNNTAIVPQKPMLFSGSVAENIRWGNKKATDEMIDEAASNAQADFIKKMQDGYESLLGSAGVNVSGGQKQRISIARGMLKSNSSILILDDATSALDAVTEAKVRENLNSKKRNQTIITITQRCGTAMFADKILVMDNGVKVGYGTHDELMKSCEIYQDIYKTQIESSKEA
- a CDS encoding CAP domain-containing protein, which codes for MKKNILRKIVTAVIAGTTVSSFSSLGVSAATIDSNTNYNTIANNLLNSNNGQAQGTNNTSTSTDSADVQGLPKLPANYSINVQAAAEQKILELMNQKRSEAGIKPLTIDNTLVQVARYKSNDMIQNNFFDHTNPDGTKWTNWLQTIGYKYTTSGENIAYNTSDAAQLFDQWWNSEGHRENMMNPSYTKVGIGVIYGNGKYMGTQEFSN